The Schaalia dentiphila ATCC 17982 sequence CGCCGCCGTCGGCCTCCTGGACCGCGATGGCCACGGAGTTGCCGCCGTGCCATCCCTGGACGCCCGCGGGCAGGATCGGGGTGCCCCATCCGTTGACGCGGTGCACGTAGCGGGCCTCGCCCAGATGCAGCTCGATGCCGGTGACGCTGCTCGACCATTCATTCGCACGAACGAGCGGATCGGAGGTCCACGTCGTTGTCGGGTCGAGGTCAGTGAGGGCCGCGTTGTCGGCCTCGGTTCCGCCATTCGCCTGAGCGGTCGCGGGGATCATCACGTTGCCGCGGAAGTCGGTGTCAACCTTGGTGATGTTAACGACGTAGGTGGCTTCCTTGCCGTCCTTGGCCACGGTGGCGGTGATAACGTTCAGGCCCGTGGTGAGGTCAAGGTTGGACACGCGTCCGTCGGCGTCAGGGGTCGCGCCGTTGATGGTGACGGTGGCACCGTCGACCGCACGGATACGGGCCGAGACGGTCTTCGCGTGGTAGTAGCCGGTGGCCGTGTAGGTGTGGGTGCCGGGGGCAAAGTCAACGGGTTTACCGGGCTCACCGTAGGGCAGCTGGTCGATGACGAAGTCAACGACGAGGTCGGATGCGCCCGATCCCTGCTCGGGGGCATCGGGGTGAGGTACGACGGGTCGTGCTGCTTCGTGGTTACCGCCGGTGTCCTCGTTGCCGTAGGAGGTGATGGCGTTACCGTCGGCGTCGCAGGGCAGGAGCTTGATGTCGGACAGCGCCATGTCCTTCTTGCCGGGGGCTAGCGAGCGCAGGCCGGTCAGAGCGAAGACTCGCTTCGTGGTCGCTGGGAAGGTGACGTACTGTTCCTTGTTCCCGAACTGAAGGTCACTTCCGTGCTTGACCTCGGTGCCGCCTTCCCACCTGCCCGCAGCGACGTTGGTCTTCCAGTCGGCGAAGGAGGCTTCGGCGGCCGGGTTACCGGGGTCCTCGTCGAAGGCGAAGACGCGGTACTCGCCGGGGAACTGGTCGTTGCCCAGGGTCGAATCGTAGGTGGGGCGCGGGGTCAGGCCGAGGCCGCACACCTGGGTGCCGGGCGTGGGGTTCTGGACGGCGAGGGCGTGGGGGTATTCGTCGAGGCCGCCCTTCCACTTGGTGGTCCAGAAGGTCTTGGTCGCGTCGGTACGGGTCGTGTCGTCGTCGACGAGGGCTGCGATCGTGCCGTTGGGTGCGCTTTCGCCGACCTTCTCTTCGGAGGTCGCCCACAGGACGGACGGGTGATACGGGGTTTCGGTGGCGGCGACGGCCGCGGCGGGTGCGAGGCCAAGCATGGTGGCCGCAAGAATCGGGGCTCCGAGTGCACCGATGATGGGTCTATTCCCCATGAGTTTAACTCCTTCGTCAGTATGGGGGTGGTGGCTGGGATCGGCCGTTAGACGGCCTCAGATCCACAATACCTAACACGTATTAGTTTTTTGTGAAACAACCTCCTTTTAGGTAGAGAAGATCCCCGCGGGTGCGAGGGGCACCCGCGGGGATGAGGATCAGAACTTCAGACCGCCATCTTCGATGCCGCGGAAGAAGAACTTCTGGCTGAAAGCGAAGACCAGCACGACGGGGATCATCGCCACGACAGCGCCCGCCAGCACGAGCTGGTAGGTGACACCCTGGGGCGAGTTCTGGATGGCCGTCAGCGTCAGCATCAGCGTCTGCTTGTTTGGGTCGGGCAGCATGAGCAGCGGGAAGATGAAGTCGGACCAGGCCCCGATGAAGGAGGTCAGGCCGACGACGGTGAGCGTGCCGCGCACCTGGGGTAGGAAGATCGACCAGAAGCGGCGCAGCTCACCCGCGCCGTCGATCAGGGCCGCATCCTCGATCTCATCGGGGATACCCATGAACGCGGCGCGCATCATGAGGATCTGGAACGGCCCGATCATGGCCACCATCCACACGCCGGGGAGCGTGTTGTACAGGTCCAGATTCACCATCATCTTGAACAGCGAGAGCATGATCGACTCGAAGGGGAAGATCATGGCGGACAGGACCACGAAGTACATGATGTTGCGGCCGGTCCACCCGCGCCTCGACAGCATGTAGCCGCCAATGCACGAAAGAACGACGTTGGAGGTCACCGTCAGCGCGGCGATGATAGCCGAGTTTCGGATAGACCCGAGGATATTCGTGCGTTCAAACAGGACGACGAACGAGTCGAGCGACCAGGTCTGCGGCAGGATCGTTGCCCCCTGACCAAAGACCGATTCGCCGGGCGCCTTAAAGGCGGCCATCAGGGGAAGGACGAGCGGGCCGACCAGTACGATCGCGACAACGACGAGGAGAACATAGCGGGCGACAAGGGCACCGCCGCGCATCTGACGCGACGCAACGTTGCGGCTCTGGCGCTCGAGGCGGCGATCCTTGCGCCAGCTGGCGAAGCGCTCGCTCGCGCTTGCGGGTGCGGTCTGGGGTGCGGTGCTCATGAGTCTTCAGCCTTCCTCTGCAGGCTCTGCGAAGCGATGATGAAGCCGAAGGTGATGAGGAACAGACACACCGACGCGGCGTCTCCCTGCCCCAGGGACCCGAAGGTCGGGTCAACGATTCGGTCTCGGATGTACATCGTGAGTGTCTTTGTGGGCGAGGCGGCCCCACCCAGGAGGTAAACCTCGGTGAAGATCTTCAAGCAGCCGATTGTCGTCAGTGTGGCGACGAGGAACATCATCACCTTCACGCCAGGAACGGTAACGGTCAGGAAGCGACGGATCGGACCCGCACCGTCGAGTTCGGCGGCCTCGTACAGGGACTTGTCGACGTTTGCGAGGGCGGACAAGTACAGGATCATGTAGTAGGGCAGGCCCTGCCACAGGGTGATGATCATCGCGCAGAAGAGAATCAGCCACTGGTTGGACAGGAAGGGAATGGGATCGACACCCCACGAAGCCAGCATATTGTTGACCGGACCTCGCTGATCCAGGAGGTAACGCCAGGCCAGCGAGATGACGACCAGAGAGGAAATGGCAGGCAGGTAATACAGGGCGCGGAAGAAACCAATCCCGGGCACGTGTGACTTGACGAGGAGGGCCAGCAACAGGGGCAGAAGCACCATGAGCGGGACGACGCAGACCGCGTAGACGAGTGAGTTCGTCAGCGACTGCCAGAACTCCGGATCACCAAGGACGGAGTAGTAGTTCTTCAGGCCGACGAAGGAGCCGACTTTACCCACCGGCTTGGTCTTCGTGAACGACACGTAGACGGTCGTGATGAAGGGGTAGATGTAGAAGGAGATGACCGCGAGGACCGGGAGGGTCACCCACAGCCAGGGAACCCAGCCCGGGCGGAATCGGGCGGCGCCATTGAGGGAGCGCGTCTGCGCACTCTTACGTATCGGCATACCATAGTCCTTTTTCAGGGGTGCGCTGGGTCGTGAGCCGTCGGCCCGACGCTGGGCGAGGAATGCGTCGGGGGCCGAGGCCAAGCCTCGGCCCCCGAGCGGTCAATCAGTCTTCGAGAGCCTTGAGCTTCTCGTTCATCTGATCCTGAGCGGTCTTGAGGGCGGTCTTGGGATCGACCTCGCCGCGGATAGCCTTGTTGACGTTCTCGATGAGGGCGTCCTTCACGGCGCCGGTCGCGTAGAAGACGTCGGTGTAGGCCTCGGCCTCCTTGGCAGCCTTAGCGGCTTCCTCGTAGGCGGCCTTGAAGACCGGGTCGTCGGCGATCTCCGGCGGGTTGTTGACGAGCTTGTCGAGGGCCTCGGTGGCGGCCGGGAAGATGATGGCGCCGCCGTCGTGCGTCCAGGCGTACTCGTTCTCAGCGTTGGTGATCCACTCGGCGAACTTCATGGCCAGGGGAGCGTTCTGCGTGGTGACGGAGACGCCGATGTACTGGCCTTCGAAGACGGGCTTGATGCCGGGGTTGGTCGGGAACGGGCCGACGCCGGTGTTCTGGTAGACCGTCTCGTTGTTGTTCTTGACGGACTTGAGGAACGAGGCATTGGGCGTACCGAAGGCGAGGTTGCCGTCGGTGTAGGCCTTGCCCGGGTCAGGCTCGCCGGTCAGGGAGTCCTTCGGGATGGCGCCAGAGGCGTAGAGCTCGGAGAGCTTGGTGACGTAGTTGATAGCGGCCTCGTTGTCGGCGAAGTCGAAGGCGGTCTTGTCAGCGTTCAGCAGGTTGACGCCCATGCCGTGCAGCTGAGCAACCATGTACCACTCGGGCGAGCCGTAGAGGCCGTAATCACCCTGTCCGTCAGCTCCGACCTTCGCGGCAGCCTTGAACAGCTCATCCATGGTCTTGGGCGGCATGTTCTCGTCGAGACCAGCGCGCTTGAAGACCTCCTTGTTGTAGGTGGTGATGTAGGGGCCGAAGTACCAGGGCAGAGCCGTGTGGTGATCGTTGGCGCCCAGGGCGGTGGAGTCCCAAATGGACTTTACGAACTTGTCGCCGATGCCGGGGGCCTTGACGTCGTAGTCCATGAGGAGGTTGGACTTGGACAGGGCGAGGATGGTGGAGGAAGGAACGTTGATAACGTCCGCCATCTTGCAGTTCGAGGCCTGAGCGGTCACGGTCTGGTCGAACTCGGCGCCGCCGCCCTGGTCAGTCCAGTTGATCTTGACGCCGGGGTTGGCGTCCTCGAACTCCTTGATCTTGGCCTTGAAGAAGTCGCCGAAGTCGTTCTGCAGACCCTGGGTCTGGAACGTGATCTCGCCTTCGACCTTCGAGGTGTCGATCTTCGAGTTGTCAAGGTTGCCCTCGGGGATGTCACAGGCGACGTCGGGCTGAGGGATGGAACCGGCGGCGGCCGAACCGCCGCGCGAGCTGTCGGAGCTGGAGCCACCAGGGTTGCAGGCGGCCAGGCCGAGGGTGCTGAACATGGCGAGGGCGACAACGCCTGCGGCCATCTTCTTCTTCAACATGCGAAACCTCCATTGGTCCGTTTTTGTTGGTCGATCGATGGGATCGAGTCACTAACTATCTCGTGTTAGTTGATGTCTGAATCATAGCGTCCTGTGACGCTTCGCGCATCATTTGCCAACAACTTTGTGCATCGTTACCAAGCTGCAACATAACAGTTTGGGGCTTCATCACCCCCAACCTGGGCAATTACGAATGTCAGGTCAGTGTCGCGCATATAACCGGCGAACTCGGGCCGAGAGTCAGGACCGCACGAACGTGTGCCAATCCCATCCTGGAAGGCGTCCAGCCAGAGGAAGGTACGCTCACTGTCAGGCAGGTCCTCCCAGTGCGAGGCCTCGGCCAGTTCACGCTCACTCCAAGGCGAGGCACTCCAGCCCAGGGACGACGTCGGCACGACGAGGACGTCACCCGCCTCTCCATGCAGACGGAGTGCTTCGAGGTCGAGGCGCTGCCCGCCTTCCTGAGGGCGCACACTCACATCCCAGAGCTCGCGGACGGGGGCGTGCCCATATCCGCGAGCGCCACTCACGCACATGTCGGAGTATCCGATAAGGGTGTCGCCGAGCCACGAGGCTTCCCACTGCGAACCGGGCATCTCGATGCGCACGCCGAGGCGCGGGACGCGCTCGGGCCAGGCCCCGTAGGGCGCGACACGGGCAGACACCGACAGGGCAGGGGTCTCCCCCAGCAGCACTGGCCGATATTCCCAGGTGAGGGTGACGCCAAACTGCGCGACAGGCGGGGCCCAGCGCTCGATGACGCGCTGGCAGGCGCCATCCTCCTCAATGGCGACGAGGCGTCGGCGCAGCAGGTGCAGGCGAGCCTGCTCCCATCGGGCTGCGTGCGAGGTTCCATGCTCGCCGCGGCCGACCCCAAGGGGGCCGAGGTCGTCCTCGTCAATCCCCCAGTAGTCGACCGGGCCGCGCCCACGGTCGTTGTCGGTGGGGGCCCTAAAGACGCTGAGGTCGACGCTCACGGGCATGGTGCCGATCCGCGCGAGGCGCCCGCGCGCATCGAGCGCATAGGGGGCTGCCACATCATCGTCCGAGCGGACGACCGCGACGGGGGTGCCGAGGAGCGCGCGCAGTCGGGCCTCATCCGGGCCATGTCCGCGCGAGGACTCGACAGCCTTCGCGAGGGCCGGAGCGTCTGGGGCCATCGCCTGAACCCACGACCAGGTGCCGGCGTAGGGGCGCGAGAGGGCATCGATCAGGCCGTCGCACACGAAGCTGCCGTCGTGGACCTCTTCACCGAAGTCGCCGCCGTAGGACAGGGCTCGTCGCCCGTCGGGCAGGGTGCGCCAGAGGGCGTGGTCGCGCCATTCCCACACGAAGCCGCCGGCATGGCGGGGGTGGTCCATCTGCGCGGCGTAGGCGGCGGCATTTCCGGGGCCTGTTCCCATCGCGTGCAGGTATTCGCACATGATGTAGGGGGCGCGGCGGATGCGCTCGCGCGCGGCGTCGTCAACCCGCGCGGCGACGTGCGTGGGGACGGCAACCTCGGCGTGGGGATCGCTCTCGTCGAGGACGGCGGCAACCTCCTCCAGGGTCGGGTACATACGCGAGTAGATATCCGTGTATTCGAGGGCATGGTCACCCTCGTAGTGAACGATCGCCCGGGAACCCGTGCGCTCATGGACCCAGCGCGCGCAGGCGACCAGGTTCGCGCCGGTGCCGGACTCGTTGCCGAGGCTCCAGCTCATGATCGAGGGATGGTTCTTGTCGCGCTCGAACGCGCGGACCGTGCGATCCATGTAGGCATCAGCCCAGCGCGGGTCGTCGGAGGGATTATCGATCCACTCCCCCACGCCCTCGAAACCATGCGTTTCAATGTCGCCTTCGAGCATGACCCACAGGCCGATCTCATCCGCCAGGTCGAGCACGCGGGGGTGGGGCGGGTAGTGGGAGGTACGGATCGCGTTGATTCCCATGGACTTCATGAGGGCGAGGTCCTCGCGCGCCCAGGCCTCGTCAAACACGCGTCCCTCGGCGGCGCGCACCTCGTGGCGGTTGACGCCGTTGAGGGTCAGGGGCTCACCGTTGGCCATGAGGACGCCGCCCTCGATGTACACGCGACGGAAGCCGATGCGCAGGCAGCGCTCACCCGCGTCGAGGCGTTCCGAGCCCTGGACGCTGACGCGCGCCTCGTAGAGGGCGGGGTCCTGCGCGCTCCACGGGCGCACGCTGCCCACTTCGATGCGGCCGCTGCGGTAGCGGCCATCCTCGCCGCGTTCGAGCGAGCAGGCGAACGACCAGAGGCCATCGATGCTGAGATGCCCGGACAGATGCGCCTCCTGGGCACCGAGCACCCGGGCTTCGATGGTCACATAACCCACCCCGGCCTCATAGTCAGTGTCGACCCACAGGTCTTCGATCGCTCCGGGAGCGAGGCGACGCAGACTCACCGAGCGGAAGATGCCGGGCAGCCACCACTGATCCTGATCCTCGAGGTAGGAACCGGGGCTGAACTGGTGCACGCGCACGGTGATCGTATTGACGCCGGAGTGCACGGCCTCGGTCACGTCGAACTCGTGGGCGAGGCGCGAACCGCGGCCCATGCCGATCCACGTGCCGTTCACCCACACGGTGGCCTGACTTTCAACGCCGTCAAAACGCAGGCGAATGTGGCCGCCCTGCCAGTCGGCGGGGAGTTCGAAGGTGCGGCGGTAGTCGCCGACGGGGTTGTCGTCGGGCGGGAACGGCGGGTCGACCGGGAAGGGGAAGTCGACGTTGGTATAGGCGGGGTGGCCCCAGGCGCCCTCACCGCGCAGGACCCAGTGACTGGGCACGTCAATCGCGGACACGTCGCCGACGGGAGCGGGCTCATCCCAGGGCTGCTCGACGTTGACGAAGGGCGCGGGGTCGGTACTGTGATAGGCGAAGCTCCACATGCCATCGAGGGTGAGAACCCCGCAGTCGTCAGCGAGGTGCGCGCGCGGAGGCACAAGCGCGCCCGCGCCGGGAGCATAGGAAGGTAGTATCGATATCACGTCTATGTGCCTTTCGGATGTCGTCGTCGAAACTCCGATCGTCAGAGATAAGACTAACACGTTATAGTTCTTGTGTTTCAACGAAACACAACCGAGGATTGGGAGCCTAGCATGGAGCGCGCAACCCGGGCCGATGTCGCCCGCGCGGCAGGCGTCGCACCGTCGACCGTCTCGCTCGTCCTCAACGGACGAGGCCGGGACGTGAAGATCGCGCCCGCCACCATCGATCGCGTCAAGCAGGCCGCACGCAAACTCAACTACATCCCCAACGCAGCCGCTCGGTCGCTGCGCCGCGGCAAGTCCCACCTCATTGCTCTCCTCATGGCCGAGCTGCCGGACGACCCCTTCGTGCCCGTTGTCCACACGGTCCTCACGACCGCGATGATCGACATTCAGCGCCACGGCTACCTGCTCCTCCCCCTCTTCCAGTCCGGCGACGGAGCATCGGACGCCGAGGTTATCCGCGGGGTCCTGGGTGA is a genomic window containing:
- a CDS encoding carbohydrate ABC transporter permease; this translates as MSTAPQTAPASASERFASWRKDRRLERQSRNVASRQMRGGALVARYVLLVVVAIVLVGPLVLPLMAAFKAPGESVFGQGATILPQTWSLDSFVVLFERTNILGSIRNSAIIAALTVTSNVVLSCIGGYMLSRRGWTGRNIMYFVVLSAMIFPFESIMLSLFKMMVNLDLYNTLPGVWMVAMIGPFQILMMRAAFMGIPDEIEDAALIDGAGELRRFWSIFLPQVRGTLTVVGLTSFIGAWSDFIFPLLMLPDPNKQTLMLTLTAIQNSPQGVTYQLVLAGAVVAMIPVVLVFAFSQKFFFRGIEDGGLKF
- a CDS encoding carbohydrate ABC transporter permease — encoded protein: MPIRKSAQTRSLNGAARFRPGWVPWLWVTLPVLAVISFYIYPFITTVYVSFTKTKPVGKVGSFVGLKNYYSVLGDPEFWQSLTNSLVYAVCVVPLMVLLPLLLALLVKSHVPGIGFFRALYYLPAISSLVVISLAWRYLLDQRGPVNNMLASWGVDPIPFLSNQWLILFCAMIITLWQGLPYYMILYLSALANVDKSLYEAAELDGAGPIRRFLTVTVPGVKVMMFLVATLTTIGCLKIFTEVYLLGGAASPTKTLTMYIRDRIVDPTFGSLGQGDAASVCLFLITFGFIIASQSLQRKAEDS
- a CDS encoding extracellular solute-binding protein — encoded protein: MLKKKMAAGVVALAMFSTLGLAACNPGGSSSDSSRGGSAAAGSIPQPDVACDIPEGNLDNSKIDTSKVEGEITFQTQGLQNDFGDFFKAKIKEFEDANPGVKINWTDQGGGAEFDQTVTAQASNCKMADVINVPSSTILALSKSNLLMDYDVKAPGIGDKFVKSIWDSTALGANDHHTALPWYFGPYITTYNKEVFKRAGLDENMPPKTMDELFKAAAKVGADGQGDYGLYGSPEWYMVAQLHGMGVNLLNADKTAFDFADNEAAINYVTKLSELYASGAIPKDSLTGEPDPGKAYTDGNLAFGTPNASFLKSVKNNNETVYQNTGVGPFPTNPGIKPVFEGQYIGVSVTTQNAPLAMKFAEWITNAENEYAWTHDGGAIIFPAATEALDKLVNNPPEIADDPVFKAAYEEAAKAAKEAEAYTDVFYATGAVKDALIENVNKAIRGEVDPKTALKTAQDQMNEKLKALED
- a CDS encoding glycoside hydrolase family 2 TIM barrel-domain containing protein is translated as MISILPSYAPGAGALVPPRAHLADDCGVLTLDGMWSFAYHSTDPAPFVNVEQPWDEPAPVGDVSAIDVPSHWVLRGEGAWGHPAYTNVDFPFPVDPPFPPDDNPVGDYRRTFELPADWQGGHIRLRFDGVESQATVWVNGTWIGMGRGSRLAHEFDVTEAVHSGVNTITVRVHQFSPGSYLEDQDQWWLPGIFRSVSLRRLAPGAIEDLWVDTDYEAGVGYVTIEARVLGAQEAHLSGHLSIDGLWSFACSLERGEDGRYRSGRIEVGSVRPWSAQDPALYEARVSVQGSERLDAGERCLRIGFRRVYIEGGVLMANGEPLTLNGVNRHEVRAAEGRVFDEAWAREDLALMKSMGINAIRTSHYPPHPRVLDLADEIGLWVMLEGDIETHGFEGVGEWIDNPSDDPRWADAYMDRTVRAFERDKNHPSIMSWSLGNESGTGANLVACARWVHERTGSRAIVHYEGDHALEYTDIYSRMYPTLEEVAAVLDESDPHAEVAVPTHVAARVDDAARERIRRAPYIMCEYLHAMGTGPGNAAAYAAQMDHPRHAGGFVWEWRDHALWRTLPDGRRALSYGGDFGEEVHDGSFVCDGLIDALSRPYAGTWSWVQAMAPDAPALAKAVESSRGHGPDEARLRALLGTPVAVVRSDDDVAAPYALDARGRLARIGTMPVSVDLSVFRAPTDNDRGRGPVDYWGIDEDDLGPLGVGRGEHGTSHAARWEQARLHLLRRRLVAIEEDGACQRVIERWAPPVAQFGVTLTWEYRPVLLGETPALSVSARVAPYGAWPERVPRLGVRIEMPGSQWEASWLGDTLIGYSDMCVSGARGYGHAPVRELWDVSVRPQEGGQRLDLEALRLHGEAGDVLVVPTSSLGWSASPWSERELAEASHWEDLPDSERTFLWLDAFQDGIGTRSCGPDSRPEFAGYMRDTDLTFVIAQVGGDEAPNCYVAAW